Sequence from the Candidatus Methylacidiphilales bacterium genome:
TTTTGAACTACTGACTCCCAGTGATGCAGGAGTGTGCCAAGTGTATCATGAATTAAAGTGCTAAGAATTATGGCTTGAGACCCATCACTTAACAAAACGCTTTTTTGCTCACTAGGGTATAAATCACTTCCGGTGAAAATAAAATCTATCGGACAATCCCCTAATCGCAATTTTATCGCAGCTAACTCTTTGTCTGATTCTAACATTTGTTCTAGATCTTCTTTATTTTTGCAAGAGTAGTCAAGTTTTGTTATATAGGCGATGCGATCTACTCTAGAAAAAAGTTGCTTTGCTCGCTCCTGTCCAATAAGCTCGATAGTATCAATTGAACTCCTAAGCCCTGCGGTATCATAAAGCGTGATAGGTATTTGAGCAATAGCTATTTGTTCTTTGAGAATATCTCTGGTTGTGCCAGGCATTTCAGAAACAATAGCAGTGCCTTCACCAACCAGAGCGTTAAATAGACTTGATTTTCCCGCGTTAGGCTTCCCGGCAATTGCAATATGCAGCCCTTCAGTAATTAGTTTTCCATAATTACATCGTTCAATAAAGGTAGTTAGTTCATGTGACACTGATTGGGACTTGCTTGCTAATGTTTCACATGAAACTATTTCAATGTCCTCATTGCTAAAATCAATATGTGCCTCTGCCTCAACAAAGATATCAAGAATGCTGTTTTTTAGAATCTTACAGAATTTTGAAAGTTCGCCTTGAAGAGACCTAGTGCAGGCTATGAGGTTTCGTTTTGTTGTTGCGTGAATGAGGTCCACGATAGCCTCCGCTTGGGCAAGATCTATTTTTCCATGCAGATAGGCTCGTTCTGAAAACTCTCCAGGGTTCGCCATTCTTGCGCCACCATTAATACAGGCCTCGATAATTATTGATATGAGCACATGGTTTCCATGACATTGGATTTCTAGGCTCTCCTCTCCTGTAAAACTTTTATTTTGCTGATAGGTAATGACCACAACTTGATCTATAATTCCATCAATCTCAAGGTTTACAACCTGAGCTAGTCTTGGAGTGCTGTCTCTTAACTTTCCATTGAAACAAACGCGACTTGCGAGGCTAATACAACCTAATCCTGAAAGTCTAATAACTGCAATGCCAGATTTACCAGTGGCACTGGCCAAGGCAACAATGATATCACTTAGTGTTCTAATGCGCTCGGTCTTCCTTGAGCTTTAACCTATATTCAATGACTAATTGTTGCAACACTGACAAAATATTATTAACTACCCAATAGAGCACAAGACCTGAAGGAAAAATAATGCTCATCGCACCAAACACTAATGGAAGCATTGAGAATATTTTTTGTTGAAGCGGATCGGCTGGCTGGGCTGTTAGTTTCTGTTGGACGATCATGCTCATGGTCATCAAGACAGGCAGAACATAGAAAGGGTCTGCTTCGGAAAGGTCTTTTATCCATAAAATCCAAGGGGAGTACTTCATCTCAACTGACTCTGAAAGCATCCAGAATAAAGCAATAAAAACAGGAATTTGTAAAAGCACTGGAAGACAGCCGCTTAAAGGATTGATCTTATTTTCTTTATAAAGCCTCATCATCTCTATGCCTAATTTTTGCCTATCATCAGCATGTCGTTCTTTTAGCGCTAGCATTTCAGGCTGAACCTTTTTAATGTTGGCCATAGAGACAAAAGCAATTTCAGCAGGATAATATAATATCGCCCTAATAACAAATGTTAACAAGACGATTGCCCAACCCCAGTTGCCTACATTTTCATGAAAGAATTCTAATAGCCAAAACATGGGTTTTGATAAAAAACTTAATATTCCATAATCAATAACTTTAGATAACGTTGGGGTGGTTTTTTCTAGTTTTTTTGAGCTTTTTGGTCCAAAATAAAATTTAGAGTGCCAGGTTTCTTTACTTGCCGGTCCAATATTTTTTCCTGGCAAAAAACCACCAAGTATTACTTTTCCTTTGTTTGCAGAAGCTCTTGAATAGTAATCGGTCGCTTGGTCTTTAGGAGGAATCCAAGCAGAAACAAAATAATGATCCACAAAAGCAAACCAGCTGTCTTTTAAAGTTGCTTTATAAGATCCTTCTTGAAGTGTTGAGTAGCTTAATTTTTTATAGCCCTGCTCTTCATTAAATGTTGCTGCCCCAAGATAACTGCTTGAAAAAATTGGTTTAGTTCTGGGTGTTGCAACTTGTTGCACAAAGGGGAAAATATCTATGTTGTTTTTTAACTTGTCTGAGGTAATTACTGTAAGAGCTAGGTCAACTTCAAAGGAAGATTTATAAAATGAGTATGATTTTAAAACGGTAATCTGATCATTACTCCAAGCAAAAGTAATTACGCTTACATCGCCTCTTGATTTTTCAATGAGTCTGTAATCACTCGTCAATTCTGGTAACATCGTCTGATCACCATTAGTTGTAAAGCCAGATTGGAGCATTAGGTACTCTTGCTCCGAGTTTCCTAAAATTTCGTAATTGGTATTGTTGGCATTAAAATATGAAGAAAGAACAATTGCTTGTATATCGCCCCCGACTGAGCTTAGCTTTGCAGTAAACCCATCGGTACTGGTTTCAACTAAAGAGGCCGAGGTGGTTTTTATTGATGGTGTAGAGGAGAAAATGGGAGCCTCTATTTGATTAGCGGAAGGAGTGTCTTTTGGAGATTGGACAGGTAATTGTGGGCTGTCTTTTATTGGTACTATTTGATCAGGTAAGGTTGCGCTTTTAGATGCCACATTGTTTTTAGCAACCGGTTGATTGTCAGCTTCCCATGCTTGATAGAGTGCATAAAAATGTATCCCTACGATAAGATAAAGAAATATTCTTAAGGTTTCTCTATAATTATGTTTCATGGTTAACTTTTTGTACTGGATCAAACCCAGAAGGGCCGAATGGATTGCATTTAATAATTCTTTTAATTCCAAAAAACAACCCTTTTAAAGGACCATGTGTTGTGATTGACTCGATCATATAGTTAGAGCAGGTTGGATAAAACCTGCATGCCGTTGGAAACCACATGGAAAGCCACGCAGACAAAAACAATTGATAAGCCTTAACACAACCAATAACAGCCCTTCCACATAACAAAAGTAAAAAGTTGGTAAATAAAATCACCTCAGAAAACCCGTACTTGTTGGTTAAACTTTTTCCAATCTTCTAATAATACTTGATAGCTGCCCGCAATATCTGTATTTGAAATAATTTTATTTAGTGACACTACAATATCAATGGCTGGAAATTGATTTTGTAGTTTCTTAAAAATTTCTCGGTTTCTTCTTTTAAGTTTATTCCTATGCACTGCCAGTTTACATTGTCTGACAGAAATCGCTTGTCCGAGTCTTGGCTGTAACATTTCATTTTTACAGAATTTGAAGGATAAAGCATTCGTCCTCACTCTTTTGCCGTTGCTATAAACGAGTGAAAAATCCTGAGAATTTCTTAGAGAAATGTTTTTCAAAAAATTAAACAGCTAATTTTTTTCTTTTTTTTGCTCTGCGAGAGTTTAAAACCGCTCTGCCGCTAGAAGTTTTCATTCTTTTTCTAAAGCCGTGAGTTTTTTTTCTTTTGCCTTTTTTTGGTTGGTATGTTCGCTTCATGGTAATTGTGTATTATCTAATTTCCCTTATTTTACACTTATTTTTTAATAGATAACAGGTCTACCACATTTATATAGCCTGTGCTAAACTTTTTTTTAACAAAAGTAAAATATATTATTGCACAGGGCATAAAAATTTTGTAACTTATTACCATCACTAAAAAAAATATGAACAGCACAGCTCTTTGGAAAGAATGTATTGCGTCACTCATTAAAAAATGGGACGAGGCAACTGTAAGAGATCTTCTTGAGCCACTTTATACCGAAATTAGAAAAAGTGATTTTTGTATTTATATTCCAAGCCAACAAATTATTGAAACAATTAAAAGCAGGTATTTGGAAGATATCAAGGGTTTTATTCGTTCTAAAGATAAAGATATTGTTTCAGTTTGTTTATTCTTAGTTAAGCACGACCGAAGACAAGAAGAAATTATTCAGCAGCAACTTTCCTTAATTGACACTGCGTTAACATTTGATACATTTATTACCGGAACTTCAAATGAATTTGCCTATGGGCTCTGTAAAACCGTTGCAGAAAATCCTAAGACCCATAACGGACATGTGATGATTTATAGTACTTATGGTTTGGGTAAAACCCATCTTTTAAATGCCACTGCCATGCATATAAAAAAAACATTACCACAAACAACGTATCTTTTTGTACATGCAGAAAAATTTGTAGTAGAGATGGTAAATGCCATTACCAACAACAGGCTTGAAGCATTCAGAGCGCAATATCGTTCAGTGGATGTATTGTTAATTGATGACTGTCACTTTTTTAATGAAAAGGAACGCTCACAAGAAGAATTAATGAATATACTTTTACACTTAAATAGCTTAAAACGAACTGTTATTATGACATTTGGTAACGATGACGAACAACTATGTAATGTAGATGAAAGACTTAAAACTTTTTTTCAGTGGTGCATTACAGCGCGCATTGAAGCTCCTTCGTTAGAAACAAGAAAATTATTAATACAACAAAAATTCAACCAGGCACACTGTGAACAAACCATCAACCAACAAGTAATTGAATATATAGCAATGAATTTTGTTTCAAATGTTAGAGAAATTGATGGCGCAGTTAAAAAACTAATAGCCTATTCAAAGTTTTTAAAGTCCACTATCACAATAGATTTTGTCAAACATACATTTAGAGACTTTATTTCTCTTAAACAAAGAAATATAACCATTGATAAGATTCAAAAAATCGTTGCTGATTTTTATAAAATCTCACAACAATCTTTAGTCAGTAAAAGTAGATCTAAATCTTTAATTGTTCCCAGGCAAGTTGCTATGTATTTAGCAAGAAAAATGACAAAACAAAGTTTGCCAGAAATCGGTAAAAATTTTAACGATCGTGATCACGCAACTGTATTATACGCATGTAAAATAATTGAACAAATACTTTCAAAAGATAAAAAAATTAAAAGCGAAATAACCAACTTAGAACACACTATATTAAATGGTTAATAACAAGTTATTAATAATAAATAACAATCTAATTAGCACAGTTATTTATTATTAATAACTTGTTAGTAATCTTATAATTGATGATTTTATAGCTATTATTTGAACTTGGATTGTTAAAATAAGAGTTTTATAATAGTAATAATAAACTTAAAATTTTTTCTTTATATTATAAAACTTATTATAAAAATATAAATAAAGAAGTTGGTAAAATGAAGCCTTACCTAGATAACTTTCTCTGTTGTTTTTAACAAATGTAATACTTTTATTTAAAGTATAAATAAAGTTTTCATACTCATTATTTACTTCTACTTTTGAATGGTTTTGTAGTGTTTGAAAATTATTATTATCTAGGATTATTTTTAGAATCTTATCAGCTGGAAATATATAATCTGGATAATAATATATTTCATTTTTTAACCATGGAATTAATTTACCAGTCAAATATATTTCTAAGGTAGTAAATAAAATAATTCCCCCTCTAGATTTACTAAATAAATACCTTAATAGTAAGCTTTGATTTTGCTTACTATCATCTATAACTATAAAATTACTATGTTTGATTATAGCAGCACTAATTTTATTATTACGTAATAACTTCTTTAGATATTTCTTTGAATGATAATTATCTATATAAACTACTATAAGATTTTTGAATTCAAAAAAATATTTTTGTAAATTATTGTTTATTTCGTTATGATCATATGAAGTAATTATATATGTTGGTAAATTATAATTAATAGTATTTTTCTTTTTTCTTATTTTATTTATTAGAAAAATAGCAATTGTTTTAAGTTTAATTTTATATAAATAAAATGTAAAATAAGTTAAAAAATATCTCATGTATTAATATAATAAGTATATACTAAATTTGATGCATATTATTTCTGTTATCATCCCAGTTTTCAACACTGCTGCCTACCTTCGTGCCTGCCTAGACTCTGTACTTGCACAAAGCTACCCCGCATTAGAAATCATCTGTGTNNNNNNNNNNNNNNNNNNNNNNNNNNNNNNNNNNNNNNNNNNNNNNNNNNNNNNNNNNNNNNNNNNNNNNNNNNNNNNNNNNNNNNNNNNNNNNNNNNNNCTCCAATTATTTTTAACTGACCTGCTAGGGTTAGGTGCAGCAGTGTTCGTAGAACCACACCAAACCATTACTTGGAACGAGGCAGTGCACCAGCATCACCAACAACTGGCACGAGAAGAACAAAACCACATATCCAATACACCACTGGTAAGTGTTATCATCCCAGTTTTCAACACCGCTGCCTACCTTCGTACCTGCCTAGACTCTGTACTTGCACAAAGCTACCCCGCATTAGAAATCATCTGTGTCAATGACTGTTCCACCGATGACTCTGATAGCATCTTGCAAGAATATCAGGCACAGGATCCTCGGATTACCATAGTATCTTCAGCAGAGAATAGAGGCCTTTTGTTTACTAGGGTAACCGGATTTAAAAACGCTACTGGTGATTATTGTTTATGTGTTGATAGCGACGATAAGTTGCTCTCAAATAAAATTATTCAAACATTAGTCAATCGTGCATTAATTACTAATGCAGATATTGTTCATTTTGGTTCTCGAGATAGATACCCAAGCGGAGCAATTAGATATGACCAATGGTTTTCACCTCGTGCCGAATTTGAAGTTAGCTTTTCACACGCAATTGTAAATGGTTTCGTATCACACAACCATTGGAATAAATTTGTTAAAAATACAATTTGGAATAAAGTATTATCAACAAAACTTCTTGACTCTACAAATAAACAATCTAATTGGGAAGATCTAAATGCGTTTTTAGTTGTAATCAAACAAGCAGTGATTTATGCACCTGTTGGGGTGTTAGGGTATGAAAGATTATTAAGAACAGACTCGCTTACATCTCTCTACTCCCAATATGCTACTAAACGCACCTTGACAGACTATATGTACCTAGTGGAGTTCATACAAAAATATATAGATTATTTTCAAATATCGCAGCAGGAATTTATCACCATGTATTTTGGCGAGTCGCTTAGGTACACAAGGAATAAAATAATAGAATCAATTAATAATGGCAGTATCAGGTTACCAACCACGCACAAAATTAATTATTCTCCACAAGTTATTTATTTTATTGACGGGTCAAAAGTGCTTAAAGCAACGCATAATTTTAAATTGATTGAATTTGAGAAAATAAATACTGCTGTATGCGACCTGCAATTTCTTTTGCTCAAAAACAAACCGGACCTTTGCCTTATCCATAGTAGCGCCAATAACCTTGATGAAATTGTATTGCTACTTTATGCTTTACAGGTTGAATGCTGGCTCATCATTGAGGACAATCTCAAAACAACCAAGGTTGATGCTACAAAGCTAAATCTGCCATTTAGTTTTTTCCCATATTTCTCATGTCAATTAAAGTCAGAAATCTCTAGCGAGAGAAAGATAAGAAATCTCATCACATCAATTTTTAGAAAAGAAAATATCGCCACAAGCCCAATTAATTTTCTAACCATCTGTGTGGAATGCGTAATCGCACTTCCTTACTATGGTATAGGGCTCTTTGCGGCTGCTGTTTCTTCAGGGCCAATTAAAACCCATGCTAAGCGCATTTTAAAAAAAATAACCCAATTTTGGAAATTTTAAGCTATAAATACCAGGGCTAACTAGCCACTTTGTGATAAAATCGTACTCATGAAACTTACCCTCGCCAAACAAGATCTTTTTCGTTGTTTAAATTCAGTGATAAGCGCAGCCGAACGCAAACACCACATCCAAATTCTTACCCATGTATGTGTGGAAGTGAAAGATGGCACTATCAGCTTCACAACATCAGACATGGAAATAGAATGCCATGCTTACATGCAGTGCGCTGCTGAAGGTAAATATAAAGTATGCGTAAACGCAAAGAAATTTTTTGATATCTCTAAAACCACAGCTTCAACCGAATTAACTTTAGATTTTTCTGACCCCAATCAACTTTTGGTTAAGTCAGGGAAAAGTAAGTTTGTGTTACCTTGCTTGAATGGAGACGATTTTCCAAGATTTAGCTTAGCCCATGAAAAAGAAAAAAGACTTAATTTTAAGTTTTCTGTTTTGCTAGACGCTATTAAGCGAGTTGCTTTTTGCGCTTCAAATAGCGATGTTAGACAATACCTTCTCGGCATTAAACTTGAGATACGCAATAATTTACTTACCGCCATCGCCACAGATGGATATAGACTCGCGCTCATTGATATAGCTGAAGATTCGTTTAAGAGCACAGACGAAGTTGATGTAATTATCCCAAAAAAAGTTTGTAATGAAATTTTGAAACTAGGCAATTCATTTGAAGACATAAACTTTACCCTTGTGGTTAACTCTAGTAGCTACATTGGTTTTCAATTTCCTGGACTAACTATTACTAGTAGGTTAATCGAAGGCCGGTATCCTGATTGTCGTGCGCTGGTGCCAGAAAACCACCCAATCAAAATAATTGTTAATAAAAATGACCTAAGAGCAAAACTGAACGAGGTTTCAATTATGCTCAATGAACGATTTAGAGTTATCATAATTGAATTACGAAATAACCTACTCCAGCTATCTACCAATAATACCGAATTGGACTCAGCCGAGGTGGGCATGGATATTTCTTATAGCGGAGACACAATAAAAATTGGTTGCAATGTTAATCATCTCTTAGATGTTTTAAATAGCATTGATGCTGATGATGTTTCTCTAGCATTTAAAGATCCAGACGATAAAATTGTTTTGAACTTTACTAATAGACCATCACCTCAGTACATTGTGATGCCGAGCAGAATCTCTTAATTCCATTATGAATGTGGTTGATGCGCTTACAACTAAGCTTGACGCTGATGTTATAGTGATTGGTGGGGGTCATGCTGGAGTTGAAGCAGCCTTAGCATCTGCAAGGATGGGTAGCCACACGATACTAATTACCTTTAAGAAAAGCCAGCTTGGAGAAATGAGTTGTAATCCCGCGATTGGGGGTATAGGCAAAGGTCATTTAGTAAAGGAAATTGATGCGCTTGGTGGAGCCATGGCATTAGCCGCAGATATGGCCGCCATTCAAATACGAACTTTAAATCAATCCAAAGGTCATGCGGTAAGAGCAACGAGATCTCAAGCAGACAGAGTGTTGTACCGTGAAGCAATTCAAACCATCGCCACCAATCAAAATTATCTCAGCATCGTAGAAGATCAGGTAATAGATCTTATTATTCAAAATAATGTGATTAAAGGTGTGGTCACTCTAACTCAAACGCTTAGATCTCATGTAGTGGTGCTAACCACCGGCACCTTTTTGGGCGGTATTATGCATCTCGGTAGCGAGCAAAGCTCTGGGGGCAGATTTGGTGATCAGGCCTCAGTTCTATTAGCTAACAAGATTCGCTCGTTGCCATTTAGAGTCGGAAGATTAAAAACTGGAACCCCACCCCGTCTCTTAGCAACCTCAATTAATTATTCAGAACTAATCCCCCAACATTCTGACATCCCACGACCGGTGTTTAGTTTTTTTGCAGACCCCACTTTTCACCCGAACCAAATACCATGTTACATTACGAATACCAACGAATCAACTCACCAATCTATTAGAGAAGGAATAGCTGAGTCACCGCTTTTTAATGGCTCAATTACCAGCAGTGGTCCAAGGTACTGCCCTTCAATAGAAGATAAGATTTACCGCTTTGCTAACAAAGCATCGCACCAAATATTTTTAGAACCAGAGGGTCTTAGTAGTGATTTAATTTACCCAAATGGAATTTCCACGAGCATGCCAAAAAAAATCCAAGATAATTTTGTTCACTCAATTAAAGGACTGGAAAACGCACAAATTGTTCGGTACGGATATGCTATTGAGTATGATTATCTAGATCCGAGAGATTTAACTCCATGTTTGGAAAGTAAAATTATCTCAGGATTATTTCTCGCTGGACAAATTAACGGCACCACTGGATATGAAGAAGCTGGTGCGCAAGGTGTTATGGCAGGAATTAATGCTGTCCGTAGTCTTAAAAAACAAACGCCGTTTATTGTTCGTCGCCATGAGGCGTACCTTGGTGTGCTAATTGATGATTTAACCACCCATGGCGCGAGTGAGCCCTACAGAATGTTTACTAGTCGTTCTGAGTATCGCTTGTCGTTGCGAGAAGACAATGCTGACCAACGACTCTGTCCCTATGCAATAGAACTGGGGTTGTTAGATGATACCAAGCGCAGTATTTTTTATAAAAAAATGAGTGACCTTAAAGAAGCAAAGACTCCTGAGGCCATAGAATTATTATCAATAGAACAGAAATATAAAGGCTACCTCCAGCAACAGCAACGAGAAATTGAATTAAATAAAGCCCATGAAACTGCCACAATTCCATTGCAGACTAACTATCGTTCCATTAGAGGCTTATCAAATGAAATATGTCAAAAACTTCAGGAGACAAGACCACATACCATAGCACAGGCTTCCAGAATACAAGGCATGACCCCAGCAGCAATTTCAATCTTAAGAATCTACTTAAAACGCTGCGGTTTGCTTAACGCACCAAATCATATGATAAACTAAAGCTTGGGGACGATCGGTTTCGACAGGGGTCGTGAGGTCTTCTGGTGCATGTCGAGGATGAGAACACTCGTTAAACTTTTTCAAAAAATAGCTGCAAATAATAACAGCGAATACGCTCTAGCGGCCTAAAACCCGTTAGCCCTTCAGTGTCATGTGTTGGTGCATGATGCAATGAAGGTCATATCACCAAACTTGTTAATTGTGTTGCCATTGCGCAGTTAATCTCGTACTTTCACTGGCTGTCTAGTTACTAACCCTGTTCATTGGGATGTAGCTAGGAGATTAAAAATGAAACACACATGTAGTACTAGGGATTGATCATTTCTGGACGCGGGTTCAATTCCCGCCGTCTCCACCATATTTAATTTTGTGAAATTAACCGCACTAAAAGTTTTACACTCCATTGGGTTGAAGCCCTTCGTTGCCCGATGGCTGGCAACTGAAAGGATTAAAAGATTAGCGACTAGAAATCAATCAGTTGCAACAATTATTGCTTGCGAAACTCAGAAGGCAGCACCAAAAATCCTCACCAACGATAATCCTACCCAACTTATCAGGATCTCATTGTATGATTCTTGGAGTTTTGTGGAAAACAAACTTAATTACCATGTTAACTATGATCAAAGTGTAATGATATATGATGGCCTAATAAAGCACTTTGAGCCAATCATGAAATATCTCTATCGGAATTGTAAAGGAAAAATTATCGTTTGTAGTAATAAAAAAACCTACTTCATTGCACAAAGTCTACCTAACTTTAGAACTAACTACCCATACCAACTCGCAGATGAAATCATTACTGATGATACTGGAGTACCAGATTCACTAAGTGATCCACATCAGTTGCTCTCGGATAGCAATAATCAATTTATCTATGTGTGTTTAAGAGAGGTAATTGAACAAAATAAAATGTATTTGCCACTGTTAACCAATAGGTCACTTGGTGAAATTTTTATTAGGCGCGCAATACTAAGGTTAAAAAAAATCTTATACTAAAATTTATAAAACACTGCTTTGAGTAGCTCTTTTGATTTAGATTCAAGAGCGAGCATTTTGGTTAATACTGTGGAGAAAAATCGTAAGTCTGACTTGGCGTCCAGAGTGAAAGGTGGCAGAGCTTGAAATTTAAACTTGAAAGCGTCACTTTGCGTATGATCTGCCATACCAAGCAGTAGCTTTTTTATTTTGTATTGATTCATATTGGAGGTAATAACTCGGTCAGCAAAAAAATCTCTTATGGTGGTTGGCAGGAGAGACCATATTGCATGATCTACCAAAGCATTAGGCACGATAACAAAACTCTTTATTCTGAATAATGACAAATGAAGCACAACGGAAAAGAACATATCAGCATATTCAAGCTCTACTAACGCAATGATTGGCACAGCATTATTCGCACCACACAGTAATTGCACAATGCTATCAACTTCTCGTGCGGGTGTTTTGTCAATCCTCACCTTCCCATTGATGCGCTTAGCGTGCCAGGTATTGTAGATGCCAAAATAAAATATCTCAACATGATCATCAGGTGTATCCGATGAATTTTGGAGTGATATCACATCTTTAATTAACGAGGAAGAAATCTTTTTTCTAATGTACTTGAAAATTCTATAGGCTAACAGCTTTTGTAGTGGATACCCATAGACCAAAGCAAAACGGTAAACCCATCGAAGTAATAAATTATAATTAGTAATGGTGTCTTTGTTTGAGTATTGTGAATAGTTAGCAGTAAGTGAACGAGACCTAATTCTCCTAAAGTAACCACGATAAAATAATGGAGCATAGCTTTTTATATAGTGCATTGCTACTAAATACGCTATTAAATCTTCCCACATTGAAATACTCGCATCAGTTTGAATGCAGTTATCTGCAAGAACTTTTTTCCAAACTTCTGTGACCACTAACTTGCCCCAATGTGTGTGAGATATTTTTCCTGAAAGGATCATCTGCTTAATGTCACTTGCTTCAATGGTTTTAGGATTAGACCATGTAAAAGATGACAGGTGACCGCTCTCATCTATCTCTATGCAACCAAAATGAACGAGATCAGCATTAGTACCTAATGCTCTTGACACTGCTAGCTCAACTATTTGTAAATCTAGCCAATCATCGCTATCAACGCAGAGTGAATATTTCCCCTTAGCTTCATGAAATCCACTAAAACGAGAGGCCAATAAACCTTTATTTTCATCATGGCAAATTAATTTTATTCTAGTGTCTCGTTGCTGGTACCGTTTTGCAATTGACAATGAATCGTCTGTAGATTTATCATCTACACAAATAATTTCAAGATTTGTATAGGTTTGATTTATAACTGATTCAAGACAAGCCGCTAAATAATTTTCAACATTGTAAATAGGTATTAAAACGCTTACTAATGGTTGATCTGCACACACGCTTTGGGTTTGAGCATTATCATAAGATACATGCGCTGCGCCGATGGCATCTTCAAGAGCTAATTTAGTTTTAAGGTCAATCGTGGCAGGCATTAATATTTTTATCTCAATGCCTTGCAGGGCATGTATGATATACGCAAGCACAGATTGGTTAATGCTTGAAAAATCAAAACTAGCTATTGGTGAATCATGTGCGGTCGGTCGTGATGAATTGTCCAAGTGTAATTTTGTGCACATCTCAAATAATGCATGGTTAATACTGAAAGGTATGGTTTCATAGAAAAATCTTACCCGTTCTGCTGAGACATTAAAAGTTTTACAGAAGGCCAATAAAAATCTATAT
This genomic interval carries:
- the dnaA gene encoding chromosomal replication initiator protein DnaA, which encodes MNSTALWKECIASLIKKWDEATVRDLLEPLYTEIRKSDFCIYIPSQQIIETIKSRYLEDIKGFIRSKDKDIVSVCLFLVKHDRRQEEIIQQQLSLIDTALTFDTFITGTSNEFAYGLCKTVAENPKTHNGHVMIYSTYGLGKTHLLNATAMHIKKTLPQTTYLFVHAEKFVVEMVNAITNNRLEAFRAQYRSVDVLLIDDCHFFNEKERSQEELMNILLHLNSLKRTVIMTFGNDDEQLCNVDERLKTFFQWCITARIEAPSLETRKLLIQQKFNQAHCEQTINQQVIEYIAMNFVSNVREIDGAVKKLIAYSKFLKSTITIDFVKHTFRDFISLKQRNITIDKIQKIVADFYKISQQSLVSKSRSKSLIVPRQVAMYLARKMTKQSLPEIGKNFNDRDHATVLYACKIIEQILSKDKKIKSEITNLEHTILNG
- the mnmE gene encoding tRNA uridine-5-carboxymethylaminomethyl(34) synthesis GTPase MnmE produces the protein MASATGKSGIAVIRLSGLGCISLASRVCFNGKLRDSTPRLAQVVNLEIDGIIDQVVVITYQQNKSFTGEESLEIQCHGNHVLISIIIEACINGGARMANPGEFSERAYLHGKIDLAQAEAIVDLIHATTKRNLIACTRSLQGELSKFCKILKNSILDIFVEAEAHIDFSNEDIEIVSCETLASKSQSVSHELTTFIERCNYGKLITEGLHIAIAGKPNAGKSSLFNALVGEGTAIVSEMPGTTRDILKEQIAIAQIPITLYDTAGLRSSIDTIELIGQERAKQLFSRVDRIAYITKLDYSCKNKEDLEQMLESDKELAAIKLRLGDCPIDFIFTGSDLYPSEQKSVLLSDGSQAIILSTLIHDTLGTLLHHWESVVQNQQHSDNEFSARARHIQCLTKSRDHLNQAACYFSGTSENIVLACEELRMSLQAISELVGETTNDELLGKIFSTFCIGK
- a CDS encoding glycosyltransferase family 2 protein, producing the protein LQLFLTDLLGLGAAVFVEPHQTITWNEAVHQHHQQLAREEQNHISNTPLVSVIIPVFNTAAYLRTCLDSVLAQSYPALEIICVNDCSTDDSDSILQEYQAQDPRITIVSSAENRGLLFTRVTGFKNATGDYCLCVDSDDKLLSNKIIQTLVNRALITNADIVHFGSRDRYPSGAIRYDQWFSPRAEFEVSFSHAIVNGFVSHNHWNKFVKNTIWNKVLSTKLLDSTNKQSNWEDLNAFLVVIKQAVIYAPVGVLGYERLLRTDSLTSLYSQYATKRTLTDYMYLVEFIQKYIDYFQISQQEFITMYFGESLRYTRNKIIESINNGSIRLPTTHKINYSPQVIYFIDGSKVLKATHNFKLIEFEKINTAVCDLQFLLLKNKPDLCLIHSSANNLDEIVLLLYALQVECWLIIEDNLKTTKVDATKLNLPFSFFPYFSCQLKSEISSERKIRNLITSIFRKENIATSPINFLTICVECVIALPYYGIGLFAAAVSSGPIKTHAKRILKKITQFWKF
- the yidC gene encoding membrane protein insertase YidC, translated to MKHNYRETLRIFLYLIVGIHFYALYQAWEADNQPVAKNNVASKSATLPDQIVPIKDSPQLPVQSPKDTPSANQIEAPIFSSTPSIKTTSASLVETSTDGFTAKLSSVGGDIQAIVLSSYFNANNTNYEILGNSEQEYLMLQSGFTTNGDQTMLPELTSDYRLIEKSRGDVSVITFAWSNDQITVLKSYSFYKSSFEVDLALTVITSDKLKNNIDIFPFVQQVATPRTKPIFSSSYLGAATFNEEQGYKKLSYSTLQEGSYKATLKDSWFAFVDHYFVSAWIPPKDQATDYYSRASANKGKVILGGFLPGKNIGPASKETWHSKFYFGPKSSKKLEKTTPTLSKVIDYGILSFLSKPMFWLLEFFHENVGNWGWAIVLLTFVIRAILYYPAEIAFVSMANIKKVQPEMLALKERHADDRQKLGIEMMRLYKENKINPLSGCLPVLLQIPVFIALFWMLSESVEMKYSPWILWIKDLSEADPFYVLPVLMTMSMIVQQKLTAQPADPLQQKIFSMLPLVFGAMSIIFPSGLVLYWVVNNILSVLQQLVIEYRLKLKEDRAH
- the yidD gene encoding membrane protein insertion efficiency factor YidD; this encodes MILFTNFLLLLCGRAVIGCVKAYQLFLSAWLSMWFPTACRFYPTCSNYMIESITTHGPLKGLFFGIKRIIKCNPFGPSGFDPVQKVNHET
- the rnpA gene encoding ribonuclease P protein component, which produces MKNISLRNSQDFSLVYSNGKRVRTNALSFKFCKNEMLQPRLGQAISVRQCKLAVHRNKLKRRNREIFKKLQNQFPAIDIVVSLNKIISNTDIAGSYQVLLEDWKKFNQQVRVF
- the rpmH gene encoding 50S ribosomal protein L34; this encodes MKRTYQPKKGKRKKTHGFRKRMKTSSGRAVLNSRRAKKRKKLAV